Proteins from one Hoplias malabaricus isolate fHopMal1 chromosome 2, fHopMal1.hap1, whole genome shotgun sequence genomic window:
- the pros1 gene encoding vitamin K-dependent protein S, which produces MSGERAALTVLLLLGAALCETHRFLTQNRASQFLTRHRRANSLFEESKKGNLERECIEELCNKEEAREIFENDLETEYFYPKYVGCLGSHRVGIINPDADPGVPQDLRTCVSEISNQCLPLPCFTEGYERCIDGHGTYNCVCKPGWKGTRCQEDINECEDPEFLAGCSQKCINTPGAFHCKCNDGYYLHEKIHCTDINECRLYPSICEEPARCVNIQGTYECQCNTGYKYNYTSRECQDVDECELNICEQDCVNTVGSYSCHCDGRLGLKLAADEQSCENIPECVQLFDHKHEEMLYLGEQFVGLPVIYLRYRLPENTKFAAEFDFRTFDPEGVILYAESFLNSWFMLGLRGGRIEVQFKNQHSVKVTSGGKAINNGHWHMISVEELESSISVKINKEAVMSINSPDSLFPADNGKLETKVYIAGLPNRTDIVIKQINPRLDGCIRTWNLMNQGTSGVKEVIQGKESKHCFVSVERGSYFAGAGLALFNIDYSLNGQWRVDIVMSIRPSSSTGVLFALVSNGSIPLSVSVLTQGPREADLGVFLDGVPVAKLQSLMLCYPEHLVVELHVSADGLHLSANYSNISYSDTEALRQALNKLNATMQQPVDTYIGGLPDLPLSTTPVSAYYHGCMEIRVNAQLLDFDEAVIKDNSIRSHSCLPVSAPEPLTNKPLQ; this is translated from the exons TTCTGACACAGAACAGAGCATCCCAGTTTCTAACGCGGCATCGGCGAGCGAACTCCCTGTTTGAAGAGAGCAAGAAGGGCAACTTGGAGAGAGAGTGCATTGAAGAATTATGCAATAAGGAGGAAGCAAGGGAGATCTTTGAGAACGACCTTGAGACG GAATACTTTTACCCAAAATATGTTG ggTGCTTGGGGTCCCATCGTGTAGGAATCATCAATCCAGATGCAGATCCCGGTGTTCCTCAGGACCTCCGCACTTGTGTTTCAG AGATCAGTAACCAGTGCCTGCCGCTGCCATGTTTTACGGAGGGATATGAGCGCTGCATTGATGGTCATGGCACTTACAACTGTGTATGCAAACCTGGGTGGAAGGGAACTCGTTGTCAAGAGG ATATTAATGAGTGTGAAGATCCAGAATTTCTTGCTGGTTGTAGCCAGAAGTGCATTAACACACCTGGGGCTTTCCACTGCAAGTGTAATGATGGTTATTACTTACATGAAAAGATCCACTGTACAG ATATTAACGAGTGCAGGCTTTACCCCAGTATCTGCGAGGAGCCGGCCAGATGTGTCAACATACAGGGCACGTATGAGTGCCAGTGCAACACCGGATACAAGTACAACTATACGTCCCGTGAGTGCCAAG ACGTGGATGAGTGTGAGCTCAATATATGCGAACAGGACTGCGTGAACACAGTGGGCAGTTACTCATGTCACTGTGACGGACGTCTGGGACTGAAGCTGGCTGCAGATGAACAATCCTGTGAGAACATTCCTGAATGTGTGCAACTCTTTGACCACAAGCATGAGGAGATGCTTTACCTCGGAGAGCAGTTTGTAGGCCTGCCTGTCATATATCTTCGCTACCGGCTCCCTGAGAATACCAA ATTTGCTGCAGAATTTGACTTCCGGACGTTCGATCCAGAGGGTGTCATTTTGTATGCTGAATCATTCCTGAATTCTTGGTTCATGTTGGGACTGAGAGGTGGCCGTATAGAGGTCCAGTTTAAGAACCAGCACTCAGTTAAAGTCACCAGTGGAGGAAAAGCCATCAACAATGGACATTGGCATATG ATCTCAGTAGAGGAGCTGGAGAGCAGCATCAGTGTGAAGATCAACAAGGAAGCAGTGATGAGTATCAACAGTCCTGATAGCCTTTTCCCTGCTGACAACGGCAAACTGGAGACCAAGGTTTACATTGCTGGTTTGCCCAACCGCACTGATATTGTTATTAAACAG ATTAACCCCAGATTAGATGGCTGTATCCGCACCTGGAACCTGATGAACCAGGGGACGTCTGGGGTAAAAGAGGTCATTCAGGGGAAGGAGAGCAAGCACTGCTTTGTTTCTGTGGAGAGAGGATCCTACTTCGCTGGAGCTGGGCTGGCCCTCTTCAACATAGACTATA GTCTAAATGGTCAATGGAGAGTAGACATAGTGATGAGCATTCGTCCGTCCAGTAGCACAGGCGTCCTCTTCGCCCTTGTTAGCAATGGCAGTATcccactgtctgtctctgtgctgACTCAAGGACCCAGAGAAGCA GACCTAGGGGTGTTCCTAGATGGTGTTCCAGTTGCGAAGCTCCAGTCGTTGATGCTGTGTTATCCTGAGCATTTGGTGGTGGAGCTACATGTGTCTGCAGATGGCCTCCATCTCTCTGCTAACTACTCCAACATTTCCTACTCAGACACTGAGGCTCTGAGACAGGCCTTGAACAAGCTCAATGCCACCATGCAGCAACCAGTTGACACCTACATTGGGGGACTGCCAG atCTTCCTCTATCTACCACGCCGGTCTCAGCCTACTACCACGGCTGCATGGAGATTCGGGTGAACGCGCAGCTGTTGGACTTTGACGAAGCAGTCATCAAAGACAACAGCATCAGATCTCACTCGTGTCTGCCCGTTTCCGCTCCTGAACCTCTGACCAATAAGCCCCTGCAATGA